In Rosa chinensis cultivar Old Blush chromosome 1, RchiOBHm-V2, whole genome shotgun sequence, a genomic segment contains:
- the LOC112165933 gene encoding protein SODIUM POTASSIUM ROOT DEFECTIVE 1 has product MGNVVELKVGLHCEECIKKILKAIKKIEDIETYNVDTELNKVIVTGNVTTEQVIRALQKIKKNAIPWGQEDEATS; this is encoded by the exons ATGGGAAAT GTTGTGGAATTGAAGGTGGGCTTGCACTGTGAGGAATGCATCAAGAAAATCCTGAAGGCCATCAAGAAGATCGAAG ATATCGAAACATATAATGTGGACACAGAGCTGAACAAGGTGATTGTGACTGGTAATGTTACCACAGAACAAGTCATCAGAGCTCTTCAGAAGATTAAGAAGAACGCAATCCCTTGGGGCCAAGAAGACGAAGCAACTTCTTGA